The genomic region ACAGCAGCATCCAGGTGGTGTCGCCCTTGTCCGGAACGGGCGTTGCCGCAACGGCCTCGGCGGCGGCAGGGGCCGCCTCCTGGGCGAAGGCGACTACCGGCGCAAGCAGGGCGGCGGCCGTTGCGCCCAGGCGTCCGAGAGAGGTGGAAAGTTTGAACGATGACATGTGAGAAATGCTCCCTGAACGGCGTGGTTTACAACGCTTCTGTGTCGGTTTCGCCGGTGCGGATGCGCACGGCATGGTCGATCGTGTAGACAAAGATCTTGCCGTCGCCGATCTGGCCGGTCTTGGCGGCAGAGGCGATTGCGTCGACGGCCTTGTCGACGATCTCCGACGGCACAGCGATCTCGACCTTGAGCTTCGGCAGGAAGCTCACGGCGTATTCGGTGCCGCGGTAAATTTCGGTGTGCCCCTTCTGGCGGCCGTAGCCTTTCACTTCGGTCACGGTCAGCCCCTGGATGCCAACTTGAGTGAGGGCTTCACGAACCTCATCGAGCTTGAACGGCTTGATAATGGCCATCACAATTTTCATCTGGTTTCCCATCCTTTTCCGCCTCCGCCGGAGGCCGTTCTCCTTGCTGCTTAAGCGCGTGAAACGCCCGGCAACTGAAGAGACACATTCAAGGCGCGTGCCAGATTCGATGGAAGGGATTAAGTCTTTGAAAAAATGCGCAAAAATCACATTCCGTGGAGATTGCTCCACGGAATGCTAAAAAATCACCAGATCTTCAGCGTAAAAAATGGGCAGAAAATAAAAAATGCCCAATTATTATTCAGTTGCCTTTTTGCGGATCAATCCTTCCTGCGCCACGGAGGCAATCAGCACCCCTGAGCGGTCGAACAGGCTGCCGCGCGTCATGCCGCGTGCGCCATGCGCACTCGGGCTGTCCTGGGTGTAAAGCAGCCAATCATCCATCTTCGAGGGGCGGTGGAACCACATGGCATGGTCGAGACTGGCGACCTGCAGGTTGCGGTCGAAGACGGAGGTGCCGTGGGCATAGAGGGAGGTGTCGAGCAGAGTCATGTCCGAGAGATAAGCGAGCACGGCTGCCTGCAGATGGCGCTCGTCCGGCACGGTGCCGACGGCCTTCACCCACACGTCCTGCGTCGGCTGCAGCTTGTCGCGCGAGAAATAGTGCTCAAGCGATACCGGGCGGATCTCGATCGGCCGTGGCCGTTCCCAATAACGGCGGATTGCCTCGGGTGCATGGATGAGAAACTTTTCCTTGAGCTCCTGCTCGCCCGGCAATGTTTCAGGCATCGCCACCTTCGGCATCTCGAACTGATGGTCGAAACCGTCCTCGTCGTATTGGAAGGAAGCCGACATCGAGAAGATCGCCTTGCCGTGCTGGATCGCCACGACCCGCCGGGTGGCAAAGCTCGAACCGTCGCGGATACGATCGACGTCGTAGATGATCGGCACCGATGGATCGCCCGGCCGCATGAAATAGGCGTGCAGCGAGTGCACAAAGCGGCCCTCGTCGACGGTGCGTTGCGCCGCCACCAGCGCTTGGCCGATCACCTGTCCGCCGAAGACCCGTTGCCAGCCGACCTGGGGGCTCAAGCCGCGAAACAGGTTCTCCTCCAGTTTCTCGAGGTCGAGTATCGCAAGGAGCGCATCCATGGGCGTGGCGGTTTCGGCAAGGCGCGACATTTCGGCGGTCTCCGGTGTAGGAACGGCGATGGCGTTGATCTATATAGCCATAGGACAAATGCTCAAGTGCGATGGGCTCAAGTGCGACGGGAGAAGCGGATGATCGA from Sinorhizobium garamanticum harbors:
- a CDS encoding P-II family nitrogen regulator; translated protein: MGNQMKIVMAIIKPFKLDEVREALTQVGIQGLTVTEVKGYGRQKGHTEIYRGTEYAVSFLPKLKVEIAVPSEIVDKAVDAIASAAKTGQIGDGKIFVYTIDHAVRIRTGETDTEAL
- the tesB gene encoding acyl-CoA thioesterase II produces the protein MSRLAETATPMDALLAILDLEKLEENLFRGLSPQVGWQRVFGGQVIGQALVAAQRTVDEGRFVHSLHAYFMRPGDPSVPIIYDVDRIRDGSSFATRRVVAIQHGKAIFSMSASFQYDEDGFDHQFEMPKVAMPETLPGEQELKEKFLIHAPEAIRRYWERPRPIEIRPVSLEHYFSRDKLQPTQDVWVKAVGTVPDERHLQAAVLAYLSDMTLLDTSLYAHGTSVFDRNLQVASLDHAMWFHRPSKMDDWLLYTQDSPSAHGARGMTRGSLFDRSGVLIASVAQEGLIRKKATE